Part of the Azospirillaceae bacterium genome is shown below.
CCGCGCGCGGACAGGTGGAGCGTCGTCGGCCAGCCGCAGAAACCGTCGCCACCCAGGATGATGAAGCGCATGGAACTGACCTACCCTTGTTTGTCGTCGCCGGTCACCGGCTCCAACAATTGAACGCAGAGGACGGGCGAAGGTCGCCTCGACTGCGTGGCGAGCGATCCCTTCTTCGGACTTAGGCCGGACGAGCCATGCGTATTCTTCTACCGACCGATGCCTGGTTTCCGCAGGTGAACGGCGTGGTCCGGACCCTGAGCACCATCGTCGGCGAACTCCGGGCGATGGGTCACGAGGTGAACGTCGTCTCTCCCGACCGGTTCCTGACCGTGCCGGCGCCGGGTTACCCGGAGGTGCGCCTGGCCGTGGCGCCCGGCCGCAAGCTCCGGCGGATCCTGGACGAATGGCAGCCCGATGCCGTCCACATCCCGGTGGAAGGGCCGTTGGGCTGGGCGGCGCGGGCGCACTGCCTGCGGCGCGGCTGGCCGTTCACCAGCTCCTACCATACGCGCATGGGCGACTACGCCCACGCCAAGTGGAAGCTGCCGCCCGGCCTGGGCTTCGCCATGCAGCGGCGGTTCCACGCGAAATCGACGGCGTTCCTGGTGCAGACGGCCTCGCTGGAGCGCGAGCTGGGCGCGCGTGGTTTCGTCAACATCCGGCGCTGGGGGCGGGGGGTGGACCTGCGGCTGTTCCGGCCGTACGAGGGCGTGGACCTCGGCCTGCCGGGGCCGGTGTTCGGCTATGTCGGCCGGGTGTCCACCGAGAAGCGGCTGGACGATTTCCTGTCGATGGACCTGCCGGGAACCAAGGTGGTGGTGGGCGACGGGCCGCAACGCGCGCTCTACGAGCGCCGCTACCCCGACGCGGTGTTCCTCGGCTACCGCACCGGCGAGGATCTGGCGCGGGCGTATGCGGGGCTCGACGTCCTCGTCCTGCCTTCGCGGTTCGAAACCTTCGGCCTGGTGATCCTGGAGGCGCTGGCCTGCGGCACGCCGGTGGCCGCCTATCCGGTGCACGGCCCCATCGACGTGATCGGCGGCACGGATGTGGGCGTGCTCGACGAGGATCTCCGGGCCGCGGCGTTGAGGGCGCTGGAAATTCCGCGCGACCGCTGCCGCGCCTTCGCCGAGACGTTCTCGTGGCGGCGCAGTGCCGAGGAGTTCCTCTCCCACCTCGCCCCCATCCGGTCCCCCTGTCCGGCCTTGACGCCCGGAACGGTGCCGTCCGTGCCCGGTTGACCGGGAACCCGTTTCCCGGAGGCGCCCCATGGACGAGCGCAAGCCCGCCAGCCCCTTCGCGGACGCCTTGCGCTCCGACCCGAAGCGCAACGCCCGCGAGGCCAAGCACCTCTACGACAGTCCCGACCGCCGCGAGGTGGAGGCCGCCCAGGCGGAAAAGCGCCGGCGCCGGCGGAAGGGCGGTGGCATCGGCGACGATCCCGTGGTGACGGAAAACGTGCGCAAGCCGTTCTGAGCGCTTGCCGAACGGCCGGCCATCAAACCCCGGCCCGGCCCAGACCCGCCGCGATCTCCGCCAGCCGCCGGCGCAGCCAGACGTGGGAAGGCGCCCGGTCGTCGCGGCGGTGCCAGACCATGGCGATGCGCGTGATGCCGGCATCCACCGGGGTCGGCCGGACCACCAGCCCATGGGCTTCGGCCATCGGCCGTGCCAGCCGTTCCGAAGCGGTGCACAGAAGGTCGCTGCCCCGGAGCATCGGCGCCACCGCCAGCATGTGCGCACCCACCACGGCCACCCGGCGCGACAGGCCCAGCGTCTCCAGCGCCCGGTCCACCGCACCCGTGCGGCTGCCGATCGGCGACACCAGCGCGTGGGGATGGGCCAGGAACCGTTGCAGTGTGAAGTCCCCCGCGGCGCACGGGTGGTCCGGCCGCATCAGCGTCACGAACCGGTCGCGCATCAGCATGACGCGGGTCATGTGGGCGGGCGGTTCGGGAAGGACGCCGACGGCCAGGCCGATCTCCCCGCGCTCCAGCCGCTCGAAG
Proteins encoded:
- a CDS encoding glycosyltransferase family 1 protein, giving the protein MRILLPTDAWFPQVNGVVRTLSTIVGELRAMGHEVNVVSPDRFLTVPAPGYPEVRLAVAPGRKLRRILDEWQPDAVHIPVEGPLGWAARAHCLRRGWPFTSSYHTRMGDYAHAKWKLPPGLGFAMQRRFHAKSTAFLVQTASLERELGARGFVNIRRWGRGVDLRLFRPYEGVDLGLPGPVFGYVGRVSTEKRLDDFLSMDLPGTKVVVGDGPQRALYERRYPDAVFLGYRTGEDLARAYAGLDVLVLPSRFETFGLVILEALACGTPVAAYPVHGPIDVIGGTDVGVLDEDLRAAALRALEIPRDRCRAFAETFSWRRSAEEFLSHLAPIRSPCPALTPGTVPSVPG
- a CDS encoding LysR family transcriptional regulator — its product is MGAAGLFIKSPILMPRITMSDGAVDPSALDLNLLRVLDAMMAERNVTRAARRLGVTQSAVSNALARLRRLFQDDLFVRTPGGMEPTALAHDLAGPVGAALDAVRGALALMVPFDPATAATAFALGMSEYAECVLGPPLVAALRTEAPGTGLTIRHADRDDAFERLERGEIGLAVGVLPEPPAHMTRVMLMRDRFVTLMRPDHPCAAGDFTLQRFLAHPHALVSPIGSRTGAVDRALETLGLSRRVAVVGAHMLAVAPMLRGSDLLCTASERLARPMAEAHGLVVRPTPVDAGITRIAMVWHRRDDRAPSHVWLRRRLAEIAAGLGRAGV